The following coding sequences are from one Ooceraea biroi isolate clonal line C1 chromosome 5, Obir_v5.4, whole genome shotgun sequence window:
- the LOC105285229 gene encoding protein chibby homolog 1, translated as MPLFSNKFSPKKTPTRKAAVFLANKNLSPKRIEKELGPEVGPIRLRLGDQEAVFEAGVWIPESGKVGGTFKENEKLKKEVKRLEEENNLLKLKFDVLLDMLTRTTAEAHSQKEELERLKNNFSHNKRIAA; from the exons ATGCCTTTATTCTCGAATAAATTCTCCCCCAAAAAGACGCCAACTAGGAAAGCAGCGGTTTTTCTAGCAAACAAAAATTTAAGCCCTAAGCGAATAGAGAAAGAACTTGGCCCTGAGGTAGGCCCTATACGTCTTCGGCTTGGTGATCAAGAAGCCGTTTTCGAGGCTGGCGTATGGATTCCAG AATCTGGTAAGGTAGGAGGTACCTTtaaagaaaacgagaaattaaagaaagaagtaaagcgACTGGAGGAGGAGAACAATTtgttaaaactaaaatttgaCGTACTATTAGACATG CTAACACGAACAACCGCCGAGGCTCACTCCCAGAAAGAAGAATTAGAGagactgaaaaataatttttctcacaACAAGAGAATCGCCGCCTAA
- the LOC105285230 gene encoding 85/88 kDa calcium-independent phospholipase A2, with product MAWLGTIANNVLRNIVFSDTPPNVVQEVRPEQYTHRHIHSREDGIVLYGPGEKSQKYEIVLHRPCTETLHQAYSLFRSEIPEEVETRFIIYKDKVPVLVQIVREMCSVGKIQKLCDTLVEHPTWTLAHLAAYFALHDAFTHAIVNSQLNSGDLETGISPLQVAVQTNNLRTVELLIAAKSSLEHLDHNANTVYHYAATSTKEIILALGSGLPNSLNSRNSSGHTPIHVACHSDKPECVKALLLIGADVNIPASEGQPSSPGYVGDFLHSQPNVLHPEDMKFGGTPLHWSRSREVITALIETNCDIDALNFNGRTALHVMAMRKRLPCIVALLSHMASVNIVDNDGNTPLHLAVGADTPAIVQALIGFGADIDARNWKSETPVHKANIDTTDGNKIIYILHAVGAQRCPAEMTSCHLGCRHGENYSGLSPSEPPHYMPRNVLDQMLHVSGMEQMAERNKRIKGGKLLCLDGGGIRGLVLIQALLEIESVLQRPVVHCFDWIAGTSTGGILALGLAAGKSLRECQALYFRIKEDAFVGSRPYNSEGLEKELKKCLGMHTVMADVVRPKIMITGVLADRKPVDLHLFRNYDAASVLLKLPENTMFKSTLSPKEQLLWKAARATGAAPSYFRAFGRFLDGGLIANNPTLDAMTEIHEYNLALKAVDREKEAVPLSLVVSLGTGVVPTTCTSQEMDIFRPDSLISTAKLAFGISALGSLLVEQATASDGRVVDRARTWCSMIGVPYYRFNPQLSTEVAMDEKNDEVLVNMIWSAKAFMHANRNQVKELAAVINRDLNSENDIAGLYCA from the exons ATGGCCTGGCTCGGTACAATCGCAAATAACGTCCTGCGTAACATCGTTTTCTCGGACACACCTCCGAATGTCGTCCAAGAGGTCCGACCGGAGCAGTATACTCATCGACATATCCATTCCCGCGAGGACGGGATCGTACTTTATGGACCTGGTGAAAAATctcaaaaatatgaaattgtatTGCACAGACCTTGCACGGAAACTCTGCATCAGGCGTATAG CCTGTTTCGTTCGGAGATTCCCGAAGAAGTTGAGACACGATTCATAATATACAAGGACAAAGTCCCTGTACTTGTACAAATAGTACGCGAG ATGTGTAGCGttggaaaaattcagaaactATGCGACACCTTGGTGGAACACCCAACGTGGACTCTGGCGCACTTAGCGGCCTACTTTGCACTCCACGACGCATTTACGCACGCTATTGTCAACAGCCAGCTTAACAGTGGTGACTTGGAGACCGGTATCTCACCCTTACAAGTCGCCGTGCAGACCAACAATCTGCGCACCGTCGAGTTGTTGATAGCAGCAAAGAGTTCGCTGGAGCATTTGGATCACAACGCGAATACAGTCTACCATTACGCTGCCACATCCACCAAGGAGATCATTCTTGCTTTGGGCTCGGGTCTTCCAAACAGTTTGAACAGTCGTAATAGCAGCGGTCATACTCCTATTCACGTTGCGTGCCACAGCGACAAGCCCGAGTGCGTCAAGGCGCTCTTATTGATCGGTGCCGACGTGAACATACCCGCTTCCGAGGGCCAACCTTCCAGTCCCGGTTACGTTGGCGATTTCCTACACAGCCAACCAAACGTACTTCACCCCGAGGACATGAAGTTCGGCGGCACGCCGTTGCACTGGTCGCGCAGCCGCGAGGTGATCACGGCGCTGATCGAGACCAACTGCGACATCGATGCGCTCAATTTCAACGGACGCACCGCGCTGCACGTGATGGCGATGCGCAAACGGCTACCTTGCATAGTCGCTCTGTTGAGCCACATGGCGTCTGTAAATATTGTCGACAACGACGGTAACACGCCGCTACATCTGGCCGTCGGGGCGGACACACCGGCGATCGTGCAGGCGCTCATCGGCTTCGGCGCCGATATCGACGCCCGAAACTGGAAATCGGAAACGCCCGTGCACAAGGCGAACATCGACACCACCGACGGCAACAAGATAATCTACATATTGCACGCGGTGGGCGCGCAGAGGTGTCCGGCCGAGATGACGAGCTGTCACTTGGGCTGCAGACACGGCGAGAATTACAGCGGCCTGTCGCCATCGGAACCGCCGCATTACATGCCGCGCAACGTTCTCGATCAGATGCTCCACGTATCCGGCATGGAACAGATGGCCGAAAGGAACAAACGAATTAAAGGCGGCAAGCTGCTCTGCCTCGACGGCGGCGGTATTCGCGGACTGGTTCTCATACAGGCGCTGCTGGAAATCGAGTCGGTTCTACAGCGGCCTGTGGTACACTGTTTCGATTGGATCGCTGGCACGTCGACCGGTGGTATCCTGGCGCTCGGCCTCGCTGCTGGTAAGTCCCTACGAGAATGTCAGGCACTTTACTTTCGCATTAAGGAGGATGCCTTTGTGGGCTCGCGACCCTACAACAGCGAGGGTTTGGAGAAGGAGTTGAAGAAGTGCCTCGGCATGCACACCGTTATGGCGGACGTTGTACGGCCAAAGATCATGATCACGGGTGTACTGGCCGACCGGAAACCCGTGGATCTTCatttatttcgtaattatGATGCAGCTAGCGTTCTGTTGAAACTACCGGAGAACACGATGTTCAAGTCGACGTTGTCGCCAAAGGAACAACTACTCTGGAAGGCGGCGAGGGCGACTGGTGCAGCACCGTCGTACTTTCGAGCATTCGGTAGATTCTTGGATGGCGGCCTGATCGCCAACAATCCCACTCTGGACGCCATGACGGAGATTCACGAGTATAATCTGGCGCTTAAAGCCGTTGATCGCGAGAAAGAAGCGGTACCGTTGTCGCTGGTAGTTTCTCTTGGCACAGGAGTCGTACCGACCACATGTACTTCGCAAGAAATGGACATTTTCCGTCCCGACAGTCTGATAAGTACCGCTAAGCTTGCATTTGGAATTTCGGCGCTTGGCTCGCTGTTGGTTGAACAAGCGACAGCCAGCGACGGTCGGGTGGTCGATCGCGCTCGCACTTGGTGTTCCATGATTGGCGTGCCATATTATAGATTCAATCCGCAGCTATCGACGGAGGTCGCCATGGATGAAAAGAATGACGAAGTCTTGGTAAATATGATCTGGTCCGCGAAAGCGTTCATGCACGCGAATCGAAATCAAGTGAAAGAATTAGCAGCTGTTATTAATCGTGATCTCAACTCGGAGAACGATATTGCGGGACTATATTGCGCATAG